One genomic window of Boudabousia tangfeifanii includes the following:
- a CDS encoding NAD(P)/FAD-dependent oxidoreductase, translated as MASTHAIKTDVVVVGAGPGGSAAAYYLAKAGVEVYLLEKATFPRDKICGDGLTPAAVNELALMGIDTSNWQRNLGLEVVGGGHEIRLPWPAQRSLPDFGMACPRMELDETLARAAAKAGANLVEGVLVKELKTDATGRVNGVVGFKGRGEDEERYDISAKLVVDAGGVAARLAISAGRQAAARRPMAVAARTYFRSPLGDTDWMISHLELWDGKPGESNLLPGYGWIFPLGDGLVNVGLGSVSSNKAATKLPYKQIFGAWCANLPEEWGFTEENQTAPLRSAALPMCFNRKPQYADGLALIGDAAGMVSPFNGEGIAPAMQAGRFLAEAFVLACARDTQSGFDLAMSAYPQALRNQLGGYYSLGRIFVKLIERPQIMRACTKYGLPRPALMKLVHKLLSDGYERSGGDLSDKLIQTLTKVVPSA; from the coding sequence TTGGCTTCGACACATGCCATTAAAACCGACGTCGTAGTCGTCGGCGCAGGCCCAGGTGGGTCTGCCGCAGCGTACTACCTTGCCAAAGCTGGCGTAGAAGTTTATCTCCTCGAAAAAGCTACTTTCCCGCGCGACAAAATCTGCGGTGATGGTCTGACCCCAGCAGCAGTCAATGAACTAGCACTAATGGGGATCGATACCTCCAATTGGCAACGAAATCTCGGTCTCGAAGTTGTCGGTGGGGGACACGAAATCCGACTACCATGGCCCGCTCAGCGATCCCTCCCAGATTTCGGGATGGCTTGTCCGCGCATGGAATTAGATGAAACCTTGGCCCGAGCTGCCGCCAAAGCTGGCGCAAATTTGGTCGAGGGCGTCCTCGTCAAGGAACTTAAAACCGATGCCACCGGTCGTGTCAATGGGGTAGTCGGGTTCAAAGGCCGCGGCGAAGATGAAGAACGCTACGATATTTCCGCCAAACTCGTGGTCGACGCTGGGGGAGTCGCCGCCCGACTAGCAATCTCAGCCGGTCGTCAAGCAGCCGCTCGTCGCCCCATGGCAGTCGCCGCCCGCACCTACTTCCGTTCCCCGCTCGGTGATACCGACTGGATGATCTCCCATCTAGAACTCTGGGACGGAAAACCCGGCGAATCCAACCTTCTGCCCGGATACGGCTGGATCTTCCCCTTGGGTGATGGACTCGTCAATGTCGGCCTCGGTTCTGTCTCCTCTAATAAGGCGGCCACCAAACTTCCTTATAAACAAATCTTCGGTGCTTGGTGTGCCAATCTCCCCGAAGAATGGGGTTTCACGGAAGAAAACCAGACCGCACCCTTGCGCAGTGCAGCGCTACCCATGTGCTTTAACCGTAAACCGCAATACGCTGATGGGCTCGCCCTGATCGGCGATGCAGCCGGCATGGTCTCTCCTTTTAACGGGGAAGGCATTGCTCCCGCCATGCAAGCGGGACGTTTCCTCGCCGAAGCATTCGTCCTCGCTTGTGCTCGCGATACCCAAAGCGGTTTTGATTTGGCCATGTCGGCCTACCCACAAGCTTTGCGAAACCAGCTCGGCGGTTACTACTCGCTGGGCCGGATTTTCGTCAAACTAATTGAACGCCCACAGATTATGCGGGCCTGCACTAAGTATGGGCTACCTCGACCAGCCCTGATGAAACTGGTGCACAAACTCTTATCAGACGGGTACGAACGCTCCGGCGGCGACCTATCTGACAAACTCATCCAAACGCTGACTAAGGTGGTGCCCAGCGCATGA
- the ndhC gene encoding NADH-quinone oxidoreductase subunit A, with protein MNSYTPLLIMAVAALVLALGGLGASAILGPSKKNRVKTQNYECGIDPAPHQETSGRFPVKYYLVAMTFIIFDIEVVFMYPWAVGFSGLGSTVFYAMMLFIGLITIPFVYEWRRGGLEWD; from the coding sequence ATGAACAGCTACACTCCGTTGCTGATTATGGCTGTCGCCGCATTGGTGCTAGCTTTGGGCGGTCTAGGTGCTTCCGCCATCCTAGGTCCCTCGAAGAAAAACCGGGTTAAGACCCAGAACTACGAATGTGGCATTGATCCGGCGCCACACCAAGAAACCTCTGGCCGTTTCCCGGTCAAGTACTACTTGGTAGCCATGACCTTCATCATCTTCGACATTGAAGTGGTGTTCATGTACCCCTGGGCCGTAGGTTTCTCCGGCCTCGGCTCCACCGTCTTCTACGCCATGATGCTGTTCATCGGTCTAATCACAATTCCATTTGTCTACGAGTGGCGCCGCGGCGGCCTCGAATGGGACTGA
- a CDS encoding NuoB/complex I 20 kDa subunit family protein: MGIEEKLPAGVALTSVERVLGLARKASVWPVTMGLACCAIEMMATGTPRYDISRFGMEVFRASPRHADLMIVSGRVSHRMAPIVRRVYDSMPEPKWVISMGACASSGGMFNNYAVVQGCDHIVPVDVYLPGCPPRPEALLNAILTLHDYMRTEPLGVHREEAARAAEKAALEATPTHLMKGLLA, translated from the coding sequence ATGGGAATTGAAGAAAAACTACCTGCCGGGGTAGCGCTCACCAGTGTTGAGCGAGTCCTCGGTCTGGCCCGTAAAGCTTCAGTCTGGCCCGTCACCATGGGGCTAGCCTGCTGCGCAATCGAAATGATGGCCACCGGTACTCCCCGCTACGACATCTCCCGTTTCGGGATGGAAGTTTTCCGTGCTTCCCCTCGTCACGCCGACTTGATGATCGTTTCTGGTCGAGTCTCGCACCGCATGGCTCCGATTGTGCGCCGCGTGTATGACTCCATGCCAGAACCAAAGTGGGTTATCTCCATGGGTGCTTGCGCCTCCTCCGGCGGCATGTTCAACAACTACGCCGTGGTCCAAGGTTGTGACCACATCGTGCCAGTTGACGTGTACCTCCCAGGGTGCCCTCCACGCCCCGAAGCTCTGCTGAACGCCATTTTGACGCTTCATGATTACATGCGCACTGAGCCTTTGGGTGTCCACCGGGAAGAAGCTGCCCGCGCTGCCGAAAAGGCCGCTTTGGAAGCTACCCCCACCCACCTGATGAAGGGATTGCTAGCGTGA
- a CDS encoding NADH-quinone oxidoreductase subunit C, protein MNAAVSENRGDPAPRKVAERRGLFGNKGSGDTTGFGGLVAPVVLPGETPRPYGSWFDNCVDILEELLTEAGLPVANVIEKVVVEHDELTIHVDRNHIVTVCQMLRDDQDLRFELCFGVSGVHYPADQGRELHAVYHLMSITHNRMLRLEVTCPDADPKIPSVTSVYPGNDWHERETWDLMGIVFTGHPALTRTAMPDDWVGHPQRKDYPLGGVPVEYKGATVPPADTRRSYN, encoded by the coding sequence ATGAATGCTGCCGTTTCTGAGAACCGCGGCGATCCCGCACCACGTAAAGTGGCAGAACGACGTGGCCTCTTCGGCAACAAAGGATCTGGCGACACCACCGGCTTTGGGGGCCTAGTTGCCCCCGTGGTACTTCCCGGAGAAACCCCACGCCCATACGGTTCTTGGTTCGACAACTGCGTCGACATCCTCGAAGAACTTTTGACCGAGGCCGGCCTACCGGTTGCCAACGTCATCGAAAAGGTCGTCGTTGAACATGACGAACTAACCATCCACGTAGACCGCAACCACATTGTGACCGTCTGCCAGATGCTCCGTGACGACCAGGACCTACGCTTCGAACTGTGCTTCGGCGTCTCTGGCGTTCACTACCCAGCAGACCAAGGTCGCGAACTACACGCGGTCTACCACCTCATGTCCATCACCCACAACCGCATGTTGCGCCTTGAAGTAACCTGCCCAGACGCCGACCCGAAGATCCCTTCAGTTACCAGCGTCTACCCAGGCAACGACTGGCACGAACGCGAAACTTGGGACCTCATGGGCATTGTCTTCACTGGTCACCCGGCCCTCACCCGTACTGCCATGCCAGACGACTGGGTAGGACACCCACAACGTAAGGACTACCCACTCGGTGGGGTTCCTGTCGAATACAAGGGCGCCACCGTACCGCCCGCCGATACTCGGAGGTCATACAACTGA
- a CDS encoding NADH-quinone oxidoreductase subunit D codes for MSANQPLFTATGPALGEDELDELVASGGDWEDIVDEMRKLSSERIVVNMGPVHPSTHGVLRLILEIDGETVRELRVGTGYLHTGIEKNMEYRTFAQGSTFATRMDYVAPMFNEAAYCLAVEKALGITDQIPERANLIRILMMELNRISSHLVAIGSGGNEMGATTMMTIAFRGRENVLRIFESVTGLRMNHAYIRPGGVAQDLPPGTTDYARELLPSLRRDIGQLQDLTQENPIFKLRHVDVGYMPLAAGLALGLTGPCIRAAGLPLDMRKLQPYCGYEQFEFNVPTRDKSDAYNRVQVRFEECYESLRIIYQVLDRLDACNGTPVMVEDKKIAWPSKLSVSTDGQGNSLEHIREIMGESMESLIHHFKLVTEGFHVPAGQVYQTVEHAKGVMGVHLVSDGGTRPYRAHFRDPSFSNLQSLAMMTEGGQLADVVVSLASVDPVLGGVDR; via the coding sequence ATGAGCGCTAACCAACCGCTATTCACTGCCACCGGCCCCGCCCTCGGCGAGGACGAACTCGATGAACTCGTAGCCTCCGGCGGCGACTGGGAAGACATTGTTGACGAAATGCGCAAGCTCTCGAGCGAACGCATCGTGGTCAATATGGGTCCAGTACACCCCTCAACTCACGGCGTGCTCCGCCTCATCCTCGAAATCGATGGTGAAACCGTGCGCGAGCTACGCGTCGGCACCGGCTACTTGCACACCGGCATTGAAAAGAACATGGAATACCGGACCTTCGCCCAAGGCTCCACTTTTGCCACCCGTATGGACTACGTGGCCCCCATGTTCAACGAAGCCGCCTACTGCCTCGCAGTAGAAAAGGCCCTTGGCATCACCGATCAGATTCCGGAACGAGCCAACCTCATCCGTATTCTGATGATGGAACTCAACCGCATTTCCTCCCACCTAGTCGCAATCGGCTCCGGTGGTAACGAAATGGGTGCCACCACCATGATGACCATCGCCTTCCGTGGCCGTGAAAATGTCTTGCGCATTTTCGAATCCGTCACCGGTTTGCGTATGAACCACGCCTACATTCGCCCTGGCGGTGTGGCGCAGGATCTTCCTCCGGGCACCACCGACTACGCTCGTGAACTGCTTCCATCCTTGCGTCGCGACATCGGTCAGCTCCAGGATCTGACCCAAGAGAACCCAATCTTCAAGCTCCGTCACGTCGACGTCGGCTACATGCCGTTGGCTGCCGGCCTCGCCCTCGGCCTAACCGGCCCATGTATCCGCGCTGCAGGCCTGCCACTCGATATGCGTAAACTACAGCCCTACTGTGGTTACGAACAGTTCGAGTTCAACGTGCCTACCCGCGATAAGTCGGACGCTTACAACCGTGTGCAGGTGCGCTTCGAAGAATGCTACGAATCGCTCCGCATTATCTACCAGGTCCTCGATCGTCTCGATGCCTGCAACGGCACCCCAGTAATGGTCGAAGATAAGAAGATCGCATGGCCCTCCAAGCTCTCGGTTTCCACCGACGGTCAGGGCAACAGCCTCGAACACATTCGCGAAATCATGGGCGAATCCATGGAATCCCTCATCCACCACTTCAAGCTGGTCACTGAAGGCTTCCACGTTCCGGCCGGCCAGGTCTACCAGACCGTGGAACACGCCAAGGGCGTCATGGGCGTACACCTCGTCTCCGACGGTGGCACCCGCCCATACCGTGCGCACTTCCGCGACCCCTCGTTCTCGAACTTGCAATCCCTAGCCATGATGACTGAAGGCGGCCAGCTCGCCGACGTAGTTGTCTCCTTGGCTTCCGTTGACCCCGTACTGGGAGGTGTGGACCGTTAA
- the nuoE gene encoding NADH-quinone oxidoreductase subunit NuoE: protein MNAYAPEVEARLREEAAQIVARYPQGHERSALLPMLHLVQSEDGYVSAAGITLCADVLGLTRPEVSAVATFYTQYKRHPNGEYTVGVCTNALCAVMGGDQIWETLEEHLGIGHEEVTEDGKITLERLECNAACDYAPVIMVNWEFFDNQTPASALKLVSDLQAGRPVAPTRGPDQVPTFKEVSHTLAGFEDGLASQGPTAGSSSLRGLEIARENDWTSPEVSADTPAVEGNN from the coding sequence ATGAATGCTTACGCTCCAGAAGTTGAAGCTCGTCTAAGGGAAGAAGCCGCCCAAATCGTGGCACGCTACCCGCAAGGGCACGAGCGTTCGGCACTACTACCAATGCTTCACTTGGTACAGTCCGAAGATGGCTACGTTTCCGCCGCCGGTATCACCTTGTGCGCGGACGTCCTCGGCCTAACCCGACCAGAAGTATCCGCAGTTGCGACCTTCTACACCCAGTACAAGCGTCACCCCAATGGCGAATACACCGTCGGGGTTTGCACCAACGCGCTCTGCGCCGTGATGGGTGGTGACCAAATCTGGGAAACCTTGGAAGAACACCTTGGAATTGGTCACGAAGAAGTTACCGAGGACGGCAAGATCACCCTTGAACGCCTCGAATGTAACGCCGCCTGTGACTATGCTCCAGTGATCATGGTCAACTGGGAATTCTTCGATAACCAGACCCCAGCCTCGGCCCTGAAACTAGTTTCCGACCTACAGGCCGGACGCCCAGTAGCTCCTACCCGCGGTCCCGACCAGGTTCCAACCTTCAAAGAGGTCTCCCATACTTTGGCTGGCTTCGAGGACGGATTGGCTAGCCAAGGCCCAACCGCCGGTAGCTCGTCTTTGCGTGGCCTCGAAATCGCCCGCGAAAACGATTGGACCTCCCCAGAGGTTAGCGCCGACACTCCTGCAGTAGAGGGGAATAACTGA
- the nuoF gene encoding NADH-quinone oxidoreductase subunit NuoF, which produces MTVTKAAGKLTPVLSNTWDQPNGYTLEAYRSRGGYQALAKALTMDPAEITNQIKASGLRGRGGAGFPTGLKWAFLPPDDGKARYLVVNADESEPGTCKDIPTMMGNPHVLIEGIAITSRAIRCEHAFIYLRGEVVHVYRRLLAAVREAREAGLIGQGLGPNGDFNLEITVHAGAGAYICGEETALLDSLEGRRGHPRLKPPFPAVAGLYARPTVVNNVESIASVPGIIGNGVEWFDAMGTEKSKGHGLFSVSGHVARPGQFEAPFGITMRELIEMAGGIRPGHQLKFWTPGGSSTPIFTEEELDIPLDYDSVGQAGSMLGTRALQVFDETTSVVRVITRWTEFYQHESCGKCTPCREGTYWLKQIMLRLEAGQGKPGDVDLLVDVASNIAGKSFCALGDAAATPILSGIKRFRQEFEDCITMPAREMFPYEASAVFAESEGTR; this is translated from the coding sequence ATGACTGTGACTAAAGCTGCCGGCAAACTAACCCCGGTACTCTCCAACACTTGGGATCAGCCCAACGGCTACACCCTCGAAGCCTACCGCTCCCGCGGTGGCTACCAGGCACTAGCCAAGGCCCTAACCATGGACCCAGCCGAAATCACCAACCAGATCAAGGCTTCCGGTCTTCGTGGTCGTGGTGGCGCTGGCTTCCCAACCGGCCTCAAGTGGGCATTCTTGCCCCCAGATGACGGTAAAGCTCGCTACCTCGTAGTGAATGCCGACGAATCTGAACCAGGTACCTGTAAAGATATCCCCACCATGATGGGCAACCCCCACGTCTTGATTGAAGGTATTGCGATTACCTCGCGCGCCATTCGTTGCGAACACGCCTTCATCTACCTCCGTGGTGAAGTCGTGCACGTCTACCGTCGCCTCCTCGCTGCGGTTCGTGAAGCTCGCGAGGCCGGCTTGATTGGTCAAGGACTTGGCCCCAACGGCGATTTCAACCTCGAAATCACTGTTCACGCTGGTGCTGGTGCCTACATTTGTGGTGAAGAAACTGCGCTACTTGACTCCCTTGAAGGACGTCGTGGCCACCCACGTTTGAAGCCACCGTTCCCAGCGGTTGCGGGTCTTTACGCTCGCCCAACCGTGGTCAACAACGTAGAATCCATCGCATCTGTGCCCGGCATCATTGGCAACGGCGTGGAATGGTTCGACGCCATGGGCACCGAAAAGTCCAAGGGACACGGCCTCTTCTCCGTTTCGGGTCACGTCGCACGCCCCGGTCAGTTCGAAGCACCATTCGGGATCACCATGCGTGAGCTAATCGAAATGGCCGGTGGTATCCGTCCCGGCCACCAGCTCAAGTTCTGGACCCCAGGTGGTTCATCCACCCCGATCTTTACCGAAGAAGAACTAGACATTCCATTGGATTACGATTCGGTGGGTCAAGCAGGCTCCATGCTTGGTACTCGTGCCCTCCAGGTCTTCGACGAAACCACCTCGGTAGTTCGCGTCATCACCCGCTGGACCGAGTTCTACCAGCACGAATCCTGTGGTAAATGCACCCCTTGCCGTGAAGGCACCTATTGGCTCAAGCAAATCATGCTTCGCCTCGAGGCAGGGCAAGGTAAACCAGGCGACGTAGACCTGCTAGTTGATGTGGCCAGCAATATTGCCGGCAAGAGCTTCTGTGCTCTCGGTGACGCCGCTGCCACCCCAATTCTCAGTGGTATTAAGCGCTTTAGACAAGAGTTTGAAGACTGCATTACGATGCCCGCGCGGGAAATGTTCCCGTACGAAGCTTCCGCGGTTTTTGCAGAAAGTGAAGGAACCCGATGA
- a CDS encoding NADH-quinone oxidoreductase subunit G: MSDQVTLTIDGAEVTVPAGTLIIRAAEQAGIRIPRFCDHPLLKPAGACRQCLVDVAAPDREGNVRPFPKPQASCTMTVMPGMIVNTQHTSEVAAKAQRGIMEFLLINHPLDCPVCDKGGECPLQNQALANGGDGSRFTGAKRVYPKPVTLTSQILLDRDRCILCQRCVRFAKQIAGDPFIDLQGRGGGSSPLDHHLHMGEQIGSFDTQVLGFADTDSNPSGNELTGTNEYAGPAGLPGVIGSTNFGPAHPGETDESGRPFASYFSGNIIQICPVGALTSAQYRFRSRPFDLVSTPSVTEHDASGAAIRVDVRRGEVTRRLAGEDAAVNEEWISDKDRFAFTWQAGDARLRYPLVRNSEGNLVETSWDDALTRVAQAMDRGRSAFLPGGRLTFEDSYAWAKFARLVGQTNDIDHRVRDLSAEENQFLASQVAGTGLGVTYTDVENAGQVLLVGLEPEDECATLFLRLRKGVTAGKLKVATIASVRTPGTLKLSANWLQAAPGTEPEMIEAISAGNPFADLAESLENGVILVGERAVSTPGTLSALVRLAERTNARLAWVPRRAGERGGVEAGTMPNLLPFGRRADEVADRAELSAVWGAELPVTTGRDAVAILEGAASSAITNLFVGGVDLRDFTDPKAAREALQAAEFVVSLEVNRTEVTELADVVLPVAPPTEKPGTFINWEGRLRPFGQALSATSLDDRQVLSRLAALRGIDLGLENLKALYAEVNDLMEHEVEATNAPNVPVPPLPSPAENQVVVATHKQLLDDALTLAGADDLRASARRPVAFVSAQTAANAGVKSGEQITLTTERGSLSLPVVVATMPNKVIWVPQNNGTNVYETLGGHGTLATLSALEVTK; this comes from the coding sequence ATGAGTGACCAGGTGACCTTAACCATCGACGGTGCGGAAGTAACGGTACCAGCCGGTACCCTCATCATCCGTGCCGCAGAACAGGCCGGGATTCGCATTCCGCGTTTCTGTGACCACCCACTATTGAAGCCTGCCGGCGCTTGCCGTCAGTGCCTGGTAGATGTGGCTGCGCCAGACCGCGAAGGCAATGTCCGTCCTTTCCCGAAGCCGCAGGCCTCTTGCACCATGACCGTAATGCCGGGCATGATTGTCAACACCCAGCACACTTCGGAAGTAGCTGCCAAGGCACAGCGCGGCATCATGGAATTCCTCCTGATTAACCACCCGCTGGACTGCCCAGTCTGTGACAAGGGCGGCGAATGCCCCCTACAGAACCAGGCACTAGCCAACGGTGGTGACGGCAGCCGCTTCACCGGCGCCAAGCGCGTCTACCCGAAGCCAGTAACCCTCACCAGCCAGATCTTGCTGGATCGAGACCGTTGCATCTTGTGTCAGCGTTGTGTCCGCTTCGCCAAGCAGATCGCCGGCGACCCCTTCATTGACCTGCAAGGTCGTGGCGGCGGTTCCTCACCGCTAGATCACCACCTCCACATGGGCGAACAGATCGGTAGCTTCGACACCCAGGTGCTAGGCTTCGCTGACACCGACTCCAACCCGAGCGGCAACGAACTAACCGGCACCAACGAGTACGCTGGCCCCGCTGGCCTCCCTGGAGTGATCGGCTCGACCAACTTCGGTCCAGCCCACCCAGGCGAAACCGACGAGTCTGGCCGCCCCTTCGCCTCCTACTTCTCGGGCAACATCATCCAGATTTGCCCCGTAGGTGCGTTGACTTCCGCCCAGTACCGCTTCCGTTCGCGTCCATTCGACCTCGTTTCAACCCCATCGGTTACCGAACACGATGCTTCGGGTGCTGCCATCCGCGTCGACGTACGCCGTGGCGAAGTCACCCGTCGTCTGGCCGGGGAAGATGCTGCGGTCAACGAAGAATGGATTAGCGATAAGGACCGCTTCGCCTTTACTTGGCAGGCCGGTGACGCTCGTTTGCGTTACCCACTAGTGCGTAACAGTGAAGGTAACTTGGTCGAAACCTCTTGGGATGACGCCTTGACTCGGGTCGCGCAAGCGATGGACCGAGGCCGTTCGGCCTTCTTGCCAGGTGGCCGCCTCACCTTCGAAGACTCCTACGCATGGGCCAAGTTCGCCCGACTAGTTGGCCAGACCAACGACATCGACCACCGTGTACGTGACCTCAGCGCCGAAGAAAACCAGTTCCTTGCCTCGCAGGTTGCTGGTACCGGCCTCGGCGTCACCTACACCGACGTGGAAAATGCCGGTCAGGTCCTGCTCGTCGGCCTCGAGCCCGAAGACGAATGCGCCACCTTGTTCTTGCGTCTACGCAAGGGCGTGACCGCAGGCAAACTAAAGGTCGCTACCATCGCCTCGGTTCGTACCCCAGGTACCTTGAAACTTTCGGCTAACTGGTTGCAGGCTGCCCCTGGCACCGAACCAGAAATGATTGAGGCCATCAGCGCGGGTAACCCCTTCGCCGACCTCGCCGAAAGCCTTGAAAATGGCGTCATCCTCGTTGGTGAACGTGCTGTATCCACCCCAGGCACCTTGTCCGCCCTCGTTCGTTTGGCCGAACGCACCAACGCCCGCTTGGCTTGGGTCCCACGTCGCGCCGGTGAACGCGGTGGGGTAGAGGCCGGCACCATGCCGAACCTCCTCCCATTCGGACGTCGAGCAGACGAAGTTGCCGACCGCGCCGAACTTTCCGCCGTTTGGGGCGCCGAACTGCCCGTCACCACCGGTCGCGATGCCGTGGCGATTCTCGAGGGCGCTGCGTCCTCGGCCATCACCAACCTATTCGTTGGCGGTGTTGACCTTCGCGACTTCACTGACCCGAAGGCCGCCCGTGAAGCCTTGCAGGCAGCTGAGTTCGTGGTCAGCCTCGAAGTGAACCGCACCGAAGTTACCGAACTTGCTGACGTAGTCTTGCCGGTAGCACCGCCTACCGAAAAGCCAGGCACCTTCATCAACTGGGAAGGCCGCTTGCGCCCCTTCGGCCAGGCACTTTCAGCCACCTCCCTTGATGACCGTCAGGTGCTCTCGCGCCTAGCAGCGCTGCGCGGTATCGACCTCGGCCTAGAAAACCTCAAGGCTCTCTACGCCGAAGTTAACGACCTAATGGAACACGAAGTCGAGGCCACCAACGCCCCGAACGTGCCAGTACCGCCGCTGCCATCGCCCGCCGAAAACCAAGTTGTGGTCGCCACTCACAAGCAGTTGCTTGATGACGCCCTTACCTTGGCCGGAGCCGATGACCTACGCGCCAGCGCCCGTCGCCCAGTAGCTTTCGTTTCAGCCCAAACCGCAGCCAACGCTGGGGTTAAGTCTGGCGAGCAAATCACCCTCACCACCGAACGCGGCT